In Methylacidiphilum infernorum V4, a single window of DNA contains:
- a CDS encoding winged helix-turn-helix transcriptional regulator — translation MKISEWNLEIVKKVAKLLKVKSRLQGQMSRLQEQIEKINTELDSLEEKETELDKIGKIRLRIKNPKNPELEQKILEALRSAGDEGLTAKEISEKTGLSVRSIAEWLIMGIRRFGVKKVGGRWVHSNHSVHNQQEEKKDLEKVV, via the coding sequence ATGAAAATATCAGAGTGGAATTTAGAAATAGTAAAGAAAGTGGCAAAACTGCTCAAGGTCAAGTCACGTCTGCAAGGACAAATGTCACGTCTGCAAGAACAAATTGAAAAGATAAACACGGAACTTGACAGCCTTGAGGAGAAGGAAACCGAGTTGGACAAAATTGGCAAAATAAGGTTGCGCATAAAAAATCCAAAGAACCCGGAACTTGAACAAAAAATTTTAGAAGCCTTGAGGTCCGCGGGGGACGAAGGGCTGACTGCGAAAGAAATCAGCGAAAAGACAGGGTTGTCAGTGCGCAGCATTGCGGAGTGGCTCATTATGGGAATTAGGCGTTTCGGGGTCAAGAAAGTCGGGGGTAGGTGGGTGCATAGCAACCACTCGGTCCACAATCAGCAGGAAGAGAAAAAAGACCTGGAGAAAGTAGTGTAG
- a CDS encoding DMT family protein, whose translation MKTVFLLILSNIFMTLAWYLHLKFKNKPLVAAIMMSWGLAFFEYIFQVPANRIGSSTFSVTQLKVLQECITLAVFTLLAWIIFKESPSWNLLISYLLIIGAVFFAFKG comes from the coding sequence ATGAAAACCGTCTTCCTTTTGATTCTATCTAACATTTTCATGACGCTGGCTTGGTATCTCCATCTCAAATTTAAAAACAAGCCTTTAGTAGCAGCTATAATGATGAGTTGGGGCCTTGCCTTCTTTGAATATATCTTTCAAGTTCCCGCCAATAGAATAGGATCTTCCACTTTCAGCGTAACGCAGCTCAAGGTCTTGCAGGAATGCATTACCCTTGCGGTATTCACTCTCTTAGCCTGGATTATCTTTAAAGAATCCCCAAGCTGGAATCTCTTGATCTCTTACTTGTTGATCATCGGTGCAGTGTTCTTTGCTTTTAAAGGATAA
- the acs gene encoding acetate--CoA ligase, producing MEAQKKIDKSASAVVIYPPSSFSQKALIDSLEKYSFLYKESIENPELFWGKAAQDIEWFKSWDKVSNGRFVDSQWFCGGSLNVAFNCLDRHLKGDRRNKRAIIWEGENGECLSYTYEELAKEVAIVANVLKRHGVRKSDTVVIYMPLIPQAIITMLACARIGAIHNVVFAGFSAKSLLERIQDSEASIVVTADGGFRRGKIIPLKARVDEAASLSSQIKKVLVYKRAGCAIQMIPGRDYWMEEELQKVEEHCEPIALDSEHPLFILYTSGTTGKPKGIVHSSAGYLVQVALSTKMIFDLKEEDLYWCTADIGWITGHSYVVYGPLANGASVFIYEGAPDYPSVDRFWRLIDKHKITIFYTSPTAIRAFIKWGTPWIENYDLSSLRLLGSVGEPINPEVWLWFYRHVGKERCPIVDTWWQTETGSILISALPGATPMKPGSATLPFFGILPDVVDEKGRSLPPGRNGFLVIKRPWPSLLRGIHKDETSFKKIYFSRIPGVYFTGDGAYKDEEGYFWITGRIDDVINVSGHRIGSAEVESALVSHPAVAEAAVVGIPDSTKGEALLGFVTLKEGYLPSTELSEALKDHVVKEIGSLARPKEIRFLDTLPKTRSGKIVRRLLKEISLEGRITGDTTTLEDSQFIDKIAKAKNDFP from the coding sequence ATGGAAGCCCAAAAAAAGATAGATAAATCCGCTTCGGCTGTCGTGATCTATCCTCCTTCTTCGTTTTCTCAAAAAGCCCTTATCGATAGCCTAGAGAAATACAGTTTTTTATACAAAGAATCGATCGAAAACCCGGAACTGTTTTGGGGAAAAGCTGCCCAAGATATAGAGTGGTTTAAATCCTGGGACAAGGTTTCCAACGGCCGTTTCGTTGATTCCCAATGGTTTTGCGGAGGCAGCCTCAATGTAGCTTTTAATTGCCTAGATAGACATTTGAAAGGCGATCGCAGAAACAAGCGGGCGATCATTTGGGAAGGAGAAAATGGAGAATGCCTTTCCTATACCTATGAAGAGTTAGCCAAAGAAGTAGCCATTGTTGCAAATGTTCTCAAAAGGCATGGAGTGAGAAAATCTGACACGGTGGTCATTTACATGCCTTTGATTCCTCAAGCCATTATCACCATGCTGGCTTGTGCACGGATCGGGGCTATCCATAACGTTGTCTTTGCCGGATTCAGTGCCAAGTCCCTGCTTGAAAGAATCCAGGATAGTGAAGCAAGCATTGTAGTCACAGCGGACGGGGGATTTCGGAGGGGAAAGATCATTCCTCTTAAAGCTCGGGTGGATGAAGCCGCAAGCCTGAGCAGTCAAATCAAAAAAGTCCTTGTCTATAAAAGGGCGGGCTGTGCTATTCAAATGATTCCAGGAAGAGACTACTGGATGGAAGAAGAGCTGCAAAAGGTTGAAGAACATTGTGAGCCGATTGCCCTGGATAGTGAACACCCTCTTTTCATCCTTTATACGAGCGGAACAACGGGAAAACCCAAAGGCATAGTCCATTCTTCCGCAGGATACTTAGTCCAAGTAGCTTTAAGCACGAAGATGATCTTTGATCTTAAAGAAGAGGATTTATACTGGTGTACGGCTGACATAGGATGGATTACCGGGCATAGTTATGTCGTTTATGGTCCCTTGGCCAATGGCGCTTCGGTTTTTATTTACGAAGGTGCTCCCGATTACCCTTCAGTCGATCGGTTTTGGCGGTTGATAGATAAACACAAGATAACCATTTTCTATACTTCTCCAACCGCCATCCGAGCTTTTATTAAGTGGGGAACCCCCTGGATCGAAAATTACGACCTTTCTTCCTTAAGATTACTCGGCAGCGTGGGTGAACCTATCAATCCGGAAGTCTGGCTGTGGTTTTATCGTCACGTGGGAAAAGAAAGGTGTCCGATCGTGGATACCTGGTGGCAAACAGAAACAGGATCCATTCTTATTTCAGCTTTGCCCGGGGCTACGCCTATGAAACCCGGATCGGCCACTTTACCTTTTTTCGGCATCTTGCCCGATGTGGTTGATGAAAAGGGCCGGTCTTTACCACCCGGCCGCAATGGGTTTTTAGTCATAAAAAGGCCCTGGCCATCCCTGCTCAGGGGAATACACAAAGATGAAACGAGTTTCAAAAAAATATACTTCAGCCGAATACCCGGAGTTTATTTTACCGGAGATGGAGCTTATAAAGATGAAGAGGGCTATTTCTGGATTACCGGCCGGATAGACGATGTCATCAACGTTTCGGGGCATCGCATTGGATCTGCGGAAGTTGAAAGCGCCTTGGTCAGTCATCCGGCAGTAGCTGAAGCTGCGGTTGTCGGTATTCCCGATTCCACTAAGGGGGAAGCACTCCTCGGCTTTGTTACCCTCAAAGAAGGCTATTTGCCTTCAACCGAACTCTCGGAAGCCCTCAAGGACCATGTGGTCAAAGAGATCGGTTCTTTGGCGAGGCCAAAAGAGATTCGTTTTCTTGACACCTTGCCCAAAACAAGGAGCGGAAAAATTGTAAGGAGGCTTTTAAAAGAAATAAGCCTTGAGGGGCGGATCACCGGGGATACTACAACACTTGAAGACAGCCAGTTTATAGATAAAATAGCCAAGGCCAAAAACGATTTTCCTTGA
- a CDS encoding sigma 54-interacting transcriptional regulator has product MRLSSQAISPYGIIGKSRLAEELRRMVTIASSTDQPVLISGETGSGKEFIARAIHSQSPRSAYPFISIHCSSLPEELAENEIFGDNFRVAGQRQEAGKKRGKLAAAAKGTLFLDEIDELQPLLQSKFLRLFDQEVKNSLNNSIRIIASSKGNIERAMQQGNFRKELFFRLNVIRIHVPALRERKEDIADFIQYFLSKYSKGNPKRISKKALEQLTRYSWPGNVRELENLIIRLCLTLQKKTIEALDIEIPFNSSFATKEKEIQNLFNLPLPKALEGLEQMFIQKALAECPTRSAAAKKLGILRPLLYAKLRKYGIH; this is encoded by the coding sequence ATGAGACTTTCCTCTCAAGCCATTTCCCCCTACGGCATCATCGGTAAGAGTAGATTAGCCGAAGAGCTTCGGAGAATGGTAACAATCGCTTCTTCCACCGATCAACCCGTCCTGATTTCGGGAGAAACGGGCAGCGGCAAGGAATTCATCGCCAGGGCAATTCACTCCCAGAGTCCAAGGTCCGCTTATCCTTTTATTTCCATTCACTGCAGTTCTCTTCCAGAAGAGCTGGCAGAAAATGAAATATTCGGAGATAACTTTAGGGTAGCTGGACAACGCCAAGAAGCGGGGAAAAAAAGAGGAAAATTGGCGGCAGCGGCCAAGGGCACACTATTCCTTGACGAGATAGATGAACTCCAACCCCTTTTACAATCCAAGTTTCTTCGGCTCTTTGACCAAGAGGTAAAGAACAGCCTCAACAACTCTATCCGAATCATAGCCTCCAGCAAAGGCAATATCGAAAGGGCGATGCAACAGGGGAATTTCCGCAAGGAACTCTTTTTTCGACTCAACGTCATCCGCATCCATGTTCCTGCACTCAGGGAAAGAAAAGAAGACATAGCCGATTTCATTCAATATTTCCTCTCTAAATACTCTAAGGGCAATCCCAAACGGATATCCAAAAAAGCTCTCGAGCAACTGACCCGGTATTCTTGGCCGGGCAATGTAAGAGAACTGGAAAACTTGATCATTCGGCTTTGCCTCACCTTACAAAAAAAGACCATTGAAGCCCTTGACATAGAAATACCTTTTAACTCTTCTTTTGCAACAAAAGAGAAGGAAATTCAAAATCTTTTCAATCTGCCTTTACCGAAGGCGCTTGAAGGACTTGAACAAATGTTTATCCAGAAAGCCCTGGCTGAATGTCCAACGCGGTCGGCTGCAGCCAAAAAACTGGGCATTCTCAGGCCTCTTCTCTATGCCAAGTTGCGGAAATACGGAATTCACTGA
- a CDS encoding glycoside hydrolase family 3 N-terminal domain-containing protein has protein sequence MSSWTAKEEPTLTALLSRMTLEEKIGQLVQLPPKGDFLDHELKTLIEKGHVGSFLNISDPEQIQEAQEISLRKSRLKIPLLFAFDVLHGFKTLFPIPLALASSMDPSLVEKIARGSAQEARSYGIHWTFAPMLDITRDPRWGRVAECPGEDPYLASLLCAGWIKGFQGNALSSSSLLASCPKHFVGYGAVEGGRDYNSANVSLKQLKEIYLVPFLEAFKTGSFSTMAAFVAINGLPPAANPYLLKDLLRKEIGFKGPVISDWNAVKELVHHGIAENEKEAAQIAINSGIDIDMASGLYLKYLKELVLEGKVQIDTIDQAVLRVLSLKHKLGLFSVRSPQVEPNKENLQAIIKTNREIALEAAINSVVLLKNENALLPLSPSIRTIALIGPFGTEQKEHLGPWPGIGDPQQVVSLAEGMKAHAPLGVKIAVARGCDFFTSSQEELRQALEMAKKAEVIIVAVGEKASMSGEAASRAFLELPKAQQKLIDILLQIGLPVIMVVFSGRPLDLSPFFYRVKGIIQAWFLGSETGNALGRILFGFSNPSGKLPISFPRSVGQIPIYYSHLPTGRPSGWSIPSTGYLDQKISPLFPFGYGLSYTSFHYGFPTLNHTRIGPDDVLEVYVEIENSGEKAGEEIVQLYIRDAVASISRPLKELKGVKKIFLNPGEKQKVKFSLFPSDFAFVDFEGKRKIEGGRFFLWVGPNAVEGKKVQFELAW, from the coding sequence ATGAGCTCCTGGACGGCAAAAGAAGAGCCAACCCTTACTGCCCTTCTTTCCCGGATGACATTGGAAGAAAAAATTGGACAACTCGTCCAACTCCCTCCCAAAGGGGATTTTTTAGATCACGAACTCAAAACTCTTATTGAAAAAGGCCATGTAGGATCTTTTTTAAATATTTCTGATCCTGAACAGATCCAGGAAGCCCAGGAGATTTCTTTAAGGAAAAGTCGGTTAAAAATTCCTCTTCTTTTCGCTTTCGACGTTTTACATGGATTTAAAACCCTTTTTCCCATTCCTTTAGCCTTAGCCTCGAGCATGGATCCTTCCCTTGTCGAAAAGATCGCTCGGGGATCGGCCCAAGAAGCCCGTTCTTACGGTATCCACTGGACTTTTGCGCCAATGCTCGATATAACCAGGGATCCGAGATGGGGAAGAGTGGCGGAATGCCCAGGGGAAGATCCTTACCTGGCCTCTCTTTTATGTGCCGGTTGGATCAAAGGATTCCAGGGAAATGCTCTTTCTTCATCTAGTCTCCTGGCTTCTTGTCCCAAGCATTTCGTCGGCTATGGAGCGGTCGAAGGGGGCAGAGATTATAATTCGGCTAACGTTTCCTTGAAGCAGCTTAAAGAAATTTACTTGGTTCCTTTTCTAGAAGCTTTCAAAACGGGGTCTTTCTCTACGATGGCTGCTTTTGTAGCGATCAACGGGTTGCCCCCGGCAGCCAATCCCTACTTGCTAAAAGACCTATTAAGAAAGGAGATAGGCTTTAAAGGACCGGTAATAAGCGATTGGAATGCCGTAAAAGAACTCGTTCATCACGGCATTGCCGAAAATGAAAAAGAGGCAGCCCAGATTGCAATCAATTCTGGGATTGATATCGATATGGCCAGTGGACTTTACTTAAAGTACCTCAAAGAACTTGTCCTCGAAGGAAAGGTCCAGATCGATACGATCGACCAGGCTGTTTTAAGGGTTTTATCCTTGAAGCATAAACTAGGACTCTTTTCCGTCCGCTCTCCCCAGGTGGAACCGAATAAAGAAAACCTGCAGGCCATCATTAAAACCAACAGGGAGATCGCCCTCGAAGCGGCAATCAACTCCGTTGTGCTTCTTAAAAATGAAAACGCTCTTCTTCCCCTTTCCCCTTCTATTCGCACCATAGCTTTAATTGGGCCTTTCGGCACAGAACAGAAAGAACATTTAGGCCCCTGGCCTGGAATAGGCGACCCTCAACAAGTCGTTTCGCTTGCCGAAGGAATGAAAGCCCATGCTCCTTTAGGGGTAAAAATCGCCGTGGCCAGGGGGTGTGATTTTTTTACTTCATCTCAGGAAGAGTTGCGGCAGGCCCTAGAGATGGCCAAAAAAGCAGAGGTCATCATCGTTGCCGTTGGTGAAAAAGCGAGCATGTCAGGAGAAGCAGCATCAAGAGCCTTTCTTGAACTTCCCAAGGCACAGCAAAAACTTATCGACATCCTTTTGCAGATCGGACTTCCCGTTATCATGGTCGTATTCAGCGGCAGGCCGTTGGATTTGTCCCCATTTTTTTACCGGGTCAAGGGAATAATTCAAGCATGGTTCTTAGGGTCAGAAACGGGAAATGCTTTAGGACGAATTCTTTTTGGTTTCTCCAATCCTTCTGGGAAATTGCCCATCAGCTTTCCCCGATCTGTAGGTCAAATTCCCATCTATTACAGCCATCTGCCCACGGGACGACCCTCCGGTTGGTCTATACCCTCTACCGGCTACCTGGATCAAAAAATATCTCCTCTTTTCCCTTTCGGTTACGGGCTCAGTTATACCAGCTTCCATTACGGCTTTCCCACGCTCAATCATACAAGGATTGGTCCTGACGACGTCTTGGAAGTTTACGTGGAAATAGAAAATAGCGGGGAGAAGGCAGGTGAAGAGATCGTTCAGCTTTACATTAGGGATGCTGTAGCTTCTATTTCCAGGCCCCTAAAAGAACTGAAAGGGGTTAAAAAAATTTTTCTCAATCCTGGCGAAAAACAAAAGGTAAAATTCAGCCTTTTTCCTTCTGATTTTGCCTTCGTAGATTTTGAAGGAAAAAGAAAAATTGAAGGGGGCCGATTCTTTCTTTGGGTTGGCCCCAACGCGGTCGAAGGGAAAAAAGTTCAATTTGAACTCGCTTGGTGA
- the der gene encoding ribosome biogenesis GTPase Der, with the protein MKTIAIVGRPNVGKSLLFNRLCGKEISLVYDQPGVTRDRIVCCIKKEGKEIVLVDTGGLVFDCQTDLAKSLFDQISMAVEEAHHILFVVDGRTGLLPLDKQIAKFLREKHKAVTVVVNKLDHPGMEHFCAEFANLGFEEIFAVSAAHNLGINQLLEKIFSLGAEERENPIFAPSTRIAVIGQPNAGKSSLINSLIGESRLVVHEEPGTTHDAVEVGIEVCGVPFTFIDTAGLKKKNKLQEGLEIKVSGRTVHSINRSHLVWFIIDGQKGITLQDKKIGGLIQKAFKPCMVILNKIDLLEDRLNLKEGNKKGMLYVQEQLPFLSYAPVVVVSAEKKWNFKTLLSTLLRVDQERKKRIPTHRLTQFFQETLNQYPPPQVQGKRLKIYYATQIYDKEGSGGSPCPTFILFVNNPNCIKETYQKFLEKQFRQAFCFRGCPLLWKWRKAEGKGESSLHQDVILSR; encoded by the coding sequence ATGAAAACCATAGCCATAGTGGGAAGACCAAACGTCGGCAAGTCTCTGTTGTTTAACCGACTGTGTGGGAAGGAAATCTCTTTGGTTTATGACCAGCCCGGAGTAACCCGAGATAGAATTGTTTGCTGCATAAAAAAGGAGGGCAAAGAAATCGTCCTCGTCGATACCGGAGGGCTGGTATTTGATTGTCAAACCGATCTAGCAAAATCGCTTTTCGATCAGATCAGCATGGCCGTCGAAGAAGCCCATCACATCCTATTTGTTGTAGACGGTAGAACCGGGCTGCTCCCCTTAGACAAGCAAATAGCAAAATTTTTAAGAGAAAAGCACAAAGCTGTAACTGTCGTCGTCAATAAACTTGATCATCCCGGGATGGAACATTTCTGCGCGGAGTTTGCCAACCTGGGTTTTGAAGAAATCTTTGCCGTTTCCGCCGCCCACAACTTAGGCATCAATCAACTCCTCGAAAAGATTTTTTCCCTGGGAGCCGAAGAGAGAGAAAACCCTATTTTTGCTCCTTCAACCCGGATCGCCGTGATCGGTCAACCGAATGCGGGAAAATCCTCTCTCATCAACAGCCTCATCGGAGAAAGCCGTCTTGTCGTTCACGAAGAACCGGGCACAACCCATGATGCAGTGGAGGTGGGAATCGAGGTTTGCGGCGTTCCATTTACCTTTATTGACACAGCGGGACTAAAGAAAAAAAACAAGCTACAGGAAGGCTTGGAAATTAAGGTTTCGGGTCGAACAGTTCATTCCATTAACCGTTCCCACTTGGTGTGGTTTATTATCGATGGTCAGAAGGGGATCACTCTCCAAGACAAGAAAATCGGAGGCTTAATTCAAAAAGCTTTTAAGCCTTGCATGGTTATCCTTAACAAGATTGACCTCCTAGAAGATCGGTTGAACCTCAAAGAAGGAAATAAAAAAGGGATGTTGTATGTCCAAGAGCAGCTCCCTTTTTTAAGTTATGCTCCGGTAGTCGTTGTCAGTGCAGAAAAAAAATGGAATTTTAAGACCCTTCTTTCTACCCTTCTTCGTGTTGATCAAGAAAGGAAAAAAAGAATACCCACTCACCGGCTTACCCAATTTTTCCAAGAGACCTTGAACCAGTATCCCCCTCCACAAGTCCAGGGAAAAAGGCTTAAAATTTATTATGCCACGCAGATTTACGACAAAGAGGGTTCAGGCGGTTCTCCTTGCCCTACCTTTATCCTTTTTGTCAACAATCCGAACTGTATAAAGGAAACCTATCAAAAATTTCTCGAAAAACAATTTCGGCAAGCTTTTTGTTTCAGGGGTTGTCCTCTCCTCTGGAAATGGAGGAAAGCTGAAGGAAAAGGAGAATCTTCTCTTCATCAAGACGTCATTTTATCCAGGTAG
- a CDS encoding CDP-alcohol phosphatidyltransferase family protein — MKAMTPANWITLFRIFSLPLILAFLAQYEKGDEMNQPDEKLRVGSFIFFLLAALSDGLDGYLARNCGQKSKLGAILDPLADKLLLFVMLFSLATINASKIAKIPLWLPLLIASRDLLLLLGLLYFKATHKEIEIHPHWTGKVATFASFTLIGFSLLGTSFLSAISVYLCALFVIASTLVYFFRGIKYILDQVGRSVPSTPKKG; from the coding sequence ATGAAAGCAATGACTCCTGCTAACTGGATCACCTTATTTAGGATCTTTTCTCTTCCTTTGATTCTCGCTTTTCTGGCCCAATACGAAAAGGGCGACGAGATGAATCAACCAGACGAAAAGTTAAGAGTGGGATCCTTCATTTTTTTCCTTCTGGCCGCCTTATCGGATGGCCTGGATGGCTACCTAGCAAGAAACTGCGGTCAAAAAAGCAAGCTTGGCGCTATACTCGATCCTCTTGCAGACAAACTTCTTCTTTTTGTCATGCTCTTTTCCCTGGCAACAATCAATGCCTCTAAAATAGCGAAAATTCCCCTTTGGCTTCCTCTTTTAATCGCTTCTCGAGATCTTCTTCTTCTCCTTGGCCTCCTTTATTTCAAAGCCACCCATAAAGAGATAGAAATTCACCCCCATTGGACAGGAAAAGTCGCTACCTTTGCCAGTTTTACCCTTATCGGGTTTTCTCTTTTGGGAACTTCTTTCCTCAGTGCGATCTCGGTCTACCTGTGTGCCCTGTTTGTTATTGCTTCAACCCTGGTTTATTTTTTCAGAGGCATAAAGTATATTCTTGATCAAGTCGGTCGTTCTGTACCTTCAACGCCTAAAAAAGGGTAA
- a CDS encoding glutamate--tRNA ligase, with amino-acid sequence MNKMIPRVRFAPSPTGFLHVGGARTALFNWLYARHFKGTFILRIEDTDQSRNTPQALSVIFDNLSWLGLDWDEGPLPDGSSKGQFGPYFQSQRKEIYNEYCNRLIAKELAYIKDEAVYFRMPRKRIIVSDLICGDIYFDCSLEKDFVIRRKDGSFVFHLVNVVDDLEMQISHVIRGEDHLSNTPKHIALFEALGMSPPLYAHIPLILNPSGTKMSKRDKGSSVQEYIDEGFLPQAFRNYLCLLGWSLKENREIFGIEEAIAKFDLPQIHRSNARFNHQKLLWINGEYMRSLPLDELYPHAFFWLKKAGLIDQNTDCSFLKQAVGIVREKVKTGKELVEWMKPLLSDTLQYDEAVVQQYLDDKGKEILREALPYLEEVSSFQAKELEAIIKNLSLKMGRKTADYIHRLRVALTGRTVGPSLYPMLEVLGKQKVLNRLYKVVGPKE; translated from the coding sequence ATGAACAAAATGATTCCAAGGGTGCGGTTTGCTCCATCTCCAACAGGTTTTCTTCACGTTGGAGGTGCCCGCACCGCCCTCTTTAACTGGTTATATGCAAGACACTTTAAAGGCACATTCATCTTAAGAATCGAAGATACAGACCAGAGTAGAAATACCCCACAAGCTCTATCCGTTATTTTTGACAATCTTAGCTGGTTGGGCTTGGACTGGGATGAAGGACCTCTGCCCGATGGCAGTTCAAAAGGACAATTTGGCCCCTATTTTCAGAGTCAAAGGAAAGAAATCTACAATGAGTACTGCAACCGGTTAATCGCCAAAGAGCTTGCTTATATCAAAGATGAGGCCGTCTACTTTAGGATGCCTAGGAAAAGGATTATTGTTTCTGACTTAATCTGTGGAGACATCTATTTTGACTGTAGCCTAGAGAAGGATTTTGTGATCCGTAGAAAAGACGGCTCATTTGTTTTTCATCTGGTTAATGTGGTTGACGATCTAGAAATGCAAATCAGCCACGTTATTAGAGGAGAAGATCATCTCTCGAACACCCCCAAACATATCGCCCTTTTTGAAGCCCTAGGGATGAGCCCTCCTCTTTATGCTCATATCCCCCTTATCCTAAATCCCAGTGGTACAAAAATGAGTAAAAGAGACAAGGGTTCTTCTGTCCAAGAATATATCGACGAAGGATTTCTGCCCCAGGCCTTTCGTAATTACCTCTGTTTACTGGGATGGTCTCTAAAAGAAAACAGGGAAATTTTTGGGATCGAGGAGGCGATCGCCAAGTTCGACCTGCCGCAAATCCACCGGAGCAATGCCCGTTTTAACCATCAAAAGCTGCTTTGGATCAATGGAGAATACATGCGTTCTTTGCCGCTGGATGAACTCTATCCCCATGCTTTCTTCTGGCTGAAAAAAGCGGGACTAATCGACCAGAATACCGATTGTTCATTCTTAAAACAGGCGGTGGGAATAGTTAGAGAGAAAGTCAAAACCGGCAAAGAACTCGTCGAGTGGATGAAACCCCTCTTGAGTGATACTCTACAATACGATGAGGCCGTTGTTCAACAATACCTCGATGACAAAGGCAAGGAAATCCTCCGCGAAGCTCTCCCTTACTTGGAAGAGGTCTCTTCTTTCCAGGCAAAAGAGCTTGAAGCAATCATCAAAAATCTCTCCTTAAAAATGGGGAGAAAGACAGCCGATTACATTCACAGGCTAAGGGTAGCCCTCACAGGAAGAACGGTTGGCCCCAGTCTTTACCCGATGTTGGAAGTATTGGGAAAGCAGAAGGTTTTGAATAGATTATATAAGGTAGTTGGTCCAAAAGAATGA
- the amrB gene encoding AmmeMemoRadiSam system protein B, giving the protein MNLENIDMQNRAIYASCHGFSYPSDALACLKHFRSFFEVPGACSWPKERLTAGEKKETLAILAPHIDFQVSPKAYTYAFSPWFSMAEADFFILLGVGHHSRIEWSIDPRDYITPLGRAYNKRDLVEEINRKVDFCLTDPLAHQKEHSIEFPIVFMQALRYWMGIQKPLCFLPVLCGGLHELIIYDNGREELLRMKKLASILREILSFYKKKVGLVLSIDGCHIGPRFGHPFKVTEEMLKNTDLWEKELWRHVEEQNFEGFISHLQKEKNIRFFDGVGAIALTMEIFKDQKVSLRRTYYEQWFEGRDSSVVTFSSGYIAY; this is encoded by the coding sequence ATGAACTTAGAAAACATCGATATGCAAAATCGTGCCATTTATGCCAGCTGTCATGGATTTTCATATCCTTCGGATGCTCTCGCATGCCTAAAGCATTTTCGGTCCTTTTTTGAAGTTCCTGGGGCTTGTTCCTGGCCCAAAGAAAGGTTGACTGCTGGAGAAAAAAAGGAAACCTTGGCCATCTTGGCTCCTCACATCGATTTTCAAGTTAGCCCCAAGGCTTATACTTATGCTTTTTCTCCATGGTTCTCCATGGCCGAAGCTGACTTTTTTATCCTCCTTGGCGTCGGCCATCACAGCCGCATCGAATGGAGCATTGATCCCAGGGATTACATCACCCCCCTAGGAAGAGCCTATAACAAAAGAGACCTTGTCGAGGAGATCAATAGAAAAGTCGACTTTTGCCTGACCGATCCTTTGGCGCATCAAAAAGAACATTCCATAGAATTTCCCATCGTTTTTATGCAAGCTTTACGTTACTGGATGGGCATCCAAAAACCGTTATGTTTTTTGCCCGTTCTGTGTGGAGGATTACATGAACTGATCATTTACGACAACGGGCGGGAAGAGCTCCTCAGGATGAAAAAGCTTGCATCCATCCTTAGAGAAATTCTCTCTTTTTACAAAAAGAAGGTTGGCCTGGTCCTCAGTATCGATGGATGCCACATAGGGCCAAGATTCGGCCATCCTTTCAAAGTAACCGAAGAAATGCTTAAAAACACGGATTTATGGGAAAAAGAACTCTGGAGACATGTCGAAGAACAAAATTTTGAAGGTTTTATAAGCCATCTTCAAAAAGAAAAAAATATCCGTTTTTTCGATGGCGTTGGCGCCATCGCCCTAACGATGGAGATTTTCAAGGACCAGAAAGTTTCATTGAGAAGAACTTATTACGAACAATGGTTTGAAGGCAGGGACAGCTCGGTAGTCACTTTTTCCAGCGGCTACATCGCTTATTAA